CACATGACTTCCAGATACATTTTGGAGGCTTTCATTTGCTCTCCATCAAGTGCAAGCTCACATGTCAGCTCACTTCTGATCTACAGGGAGCACCCTGCGCTCCATGGGAGACAGGGcgagagggagacagggagtGAAGGAGGTGCGCTGCTGATGAAGAACCAGTCCCCCGTGCAGAGTTCGTGCGCAGAATGAGCGATGCCCTGGTCCTGTGGAGGATCTGAAAGATGGTGACATTTCTAGATAAAGTGTTACTTCACATTAAAGAGGTGAGGTGCCTGCTGAGGCTCCTCTCCTCAGAGTGTCCCCCATCACCAAAAAGCGTTGGGAGGACCCCCATCCACCCACACGTCTCACAAAACACGGCAAAGTGTCTTCCTTCCTTACCGCATAACAGTTGCATCCAGGCGCACGTCTTGTAGACCGTGGCGGtgttgcagaagaagaagagagcgaAGCAGCCGATGCAGCTGACGATGAGGACCATAGACATCAGCACGAAGAAGGAGGCCGCCTTGAAGGCTCCCGACGGGATGGAGCTGAAGTCGGAGAAGCTGCCCTGGCACAAGAGCTCCCGGTTGGAGTTCCCGTTGCCCACGCAGTAGTGGAACAAGCCGAAGTAGCCTGCTTGGGGGGTGTTGACGCTGTCGCCAATCCAGTAGGGCTGGATGAAGACCACCACGTTGATGATGGACAAGCAGATGGTGAATATTGCCCACAGGACCCCGATGGCCCGGGAGTTGCGCATATAGTTGTCATGGTAGATTTTGGAGGCTTCTTGCGAAGGCAGCATTTTTCTCTCCCACCCCCAgccccctccctcttctcttgaTCTCCCCTCTATCCTTCTCAATCCGTGAGGATGGagtgattaaatgattaaataaatgaaataataaattattgaaGGATggagtgattaaaaaaaaaaaaaaaaattcctcgCAACAAATGTCCAAAGGTCCAGAGACTGGTCCCCCTCTCCCCCTGAAGCCCAGTCAACCAGCAGATCTAGATCCTGCTCTTTTTTGATTAGTCTCACATCGAAAtgccccccaccccacccccacccccctcctccctcctccctcctctcaagTCAGTCAATCAATTCAGTGGCGAAACGTGATTCAGCTGCCGGGAGAGCCTCCCCTCTCCTCCGCTCCTCTCAGCGCGTAAAGACACCTCAGGGCCGACCGCCGAGCTCCTGGAGCCAAACACAGCGGCCAGTGATGGACGGGATGAGCAGCATTGTCTTCTCCAGCACTGCCGGGACCCGCTCTGCTAGGCAGCCGGACCCACAGACCCACAGACCGGCAGGGATTTAAAGGAGAGACGAGGTGCATCCGCCGAGTTTCCccgagatgatgatgatgaatccTGATGCAAAACAAATGAACGAATTCACTGATGATGCAGCCGGTGACATGC
This Pagrus major chromosome 6, Pma_NU_1.0 DNA region includes the following protein-coding sequences:
- the lhfpl4a gene encoding LHFPL tetraspan subfamily member 4 protein; translated protein: MLPSQEASKIYHDNYMRNSRAIGVLWAIFTICLSIINVVVFIQPYWIGDSVNTPQAGYFGLFHYCVGNGNSNRELLCQGSFSDFSSIPSGAFKAASFFVLMSMVLIVSCIGCFALFFFCNTATVYKTCAWMQLLCAVCLVLGCIIFPNGWDAEVVRDMCGEDTGRYTLGNCSVRWAYILAIIGILDALILSFLAFVLGNRQSDFLQKELKADNKDFAVSRSQSAVQTCLPTTREKG